The Rhodothermales bacterium genomic interval CACCATGTCCGAGTCCACAAAGAGGGACCGCTCGAACGGCATGAACAGGTGCAGCTGGTGCTTGAATCCGATGATCGAGCGGTTCCCCTCCGGCAGCTCGCCAATGTGGTCGAACAGCGTATCCAGCCCGTAGTGTTGAAGGACCTCGACATGATCCGGCGGGCAATACAGCGCAACCGGCCGACTCGTGTCGTGTCGTCGCAGGGTCAATACGGAGGCGACCGCATCGCGAACGTATCGGTCCGGTCCATACGTGTGGTAAACGTATCCTTCTTCGAACGTGGACATCTGAATCTTCAACTAGGGCAGCTGACTAGAAGGAAACCACACGTACGCACCGCCCCTGCCGAGGTTCTCCCCCGGCTCGGGACTAGATCGTGGTCTCTCAGCCTGTAGCACTCATTTTATCCAGCTTCTTCTGCAAGCTAGCCAACAAGGCGTCGAACCCGCGTTTACGCACATACGTCTGGAACGAGCGGGCATATCCTTCCGTCGTGCTCACACCGTCCAGGATGATGTCGTCGACACGCCATTCGTCGTTGCGGAAGCCCAACGCGTACGCCACCTGCATGGGCTTTTCTTTATAGAGGGTCGAGGTTTCAACGTGGGCGCTGTCGCTGTCGATCGATATCTTCCCGACGGTCATTTTTAATCGGTAAATCGAGAGATCGGCGAGCGATTGGCCTTTGACAATTTCGCTAAAAACATTGACAAATTCCGTGCGCTGCTCGGGCGTCAGCGGGTCCCACTGAGGACCAAGCGCTGTCCGTGCCATACGCTCGAAGTCGATCTGGCCGTTGATGAGCTGCTTGAGATCGTCGCTCTCGGCCTCCGTCAATTCGGCTTTGTCGCCAAGCATGGCTTTGATCTCGCGATCCCGATCGAGGAGCAATTTACGGACGACATCTTCCTGCGCGAACGCCCTCAGCGGCGAGGCGATGAGCAGAAAAAAAGCAAGGGCAGTGTATAGGATGGTAGACATTGTATTGAGCGATAGGGCTGGTGAGGGTTTCTGATGCGGGGAAACGGGCGATTCTCGTCGATTTCCCGCTGGATACCCTCATTTAGTCAACGAGTGTGCCACCATCCGCCTGCGTGAGGAGCATGCCGGCCGCGTGGAGCAGGCGGAGCACCGCGACATTGTATCGCTGCACGGTCTCGTAATACTGAGCCTCGATCTGTAATTCGGCTTGAACGGCCTTGACGAGGTTTTCCGTGTCGCCAAGGTCGAGGTCGAAGCTCACCAACTCCGCCTGCAGCCAGTTTTTGGCGATGCTCAGACTTTGCGTCTGCGCATCGAGCGCGGCGCGGGCGATCACTAGATTGCGGTAGGCTTCTTCTACCTGGAACAACACGAGTTGCTCCAACCCTTCCTGCTGGTAACGAACCTGATTCCGTTCGGCCTCGGCCTGTTCGACGCGCGCGTGAGTCTGGAAAACGTTTAGATTCTGGCGCAGCCCCAGGCCGGCCCGCACGGATCGCCCCCGGAAGGGGTCGCCCACATACGGCGTCGGCTGGCGGAAACGGCCCTCTGCGCCCGAGAGGTTGGTCGATAGGCCGGCGAAGAGCTTGGGATAATAGTGCGACCTCGCCACGCCCACCAGCGCCTCGCGGGCCGCCAGCCCGGCGCGGGCCTTCGCCATTTCGGGTCGGTGCGCAAACGCCTGATCGAAGTACACCGCCAGTTCTTCCGGTGCGTAATCGATGGGATCGAGCACGGTGGTGTCGGGCAGGACGACGGTGCCATCGGGGAGGAATAGCTGCCGTTTAAGCGCCGTGCGGGCGGTCTCCCGTCGCTGAGTGACTTCCACCACTCGCCGCATGAACTCCTGCTCGGTGAGCTCTACCTGGAAGAGATCCGCGTCATCAACATCCTCGGCCCCTTCGTCCAGCAGCCGGCGGATCTCGCGCTTCGCCTGTTCGACGATAGCACCGGCGCGATCCGTGAGTCGGTATAATTCATCCGTCAGCAGCAGACTGTAATAGAGCTCGCCCGTCCGCAATGCCACCTCCGAGCGGCGGATGTCCACCGATGCCTCTTCGACGGCGATACCGTGACGCGCCGCGTTGATGTTGCCGCTCAACTCGCCCCAGGTGTACAGGGGCTGGAGGACTTCGGCTTGGATCTGGTAGTAGGGGCTCAGATTGCTCCAGTCGTTCCGAACATCCGGGTTGAGGTATAACGCGTCGGTAGGGGTGTCGCCGATGCCTTTGAGGCCGGGCGCGAGAGAATGGCCGGTCGTCAGGCGGAAGTCGGTCAGGAATCGACTGGCCCGCGCCAGATCGTAGCGGGCTTCGGCAAAATCGCGCTGGGAAGCCACGTCTCCAATCTCCGGGCTGGCTGCCAGGGCGCGAAGGATAGCTTCGGTGACTGATACGCTGAGCGTGTCTCCGGCCGGCTGCCGCGCCCCAGCGCCGGCGGGCGTCATCGCCAGGAAGACGGCGACGGCCAGCGAGCAAATCAGGGGGCGAAGAACACGATTCAGCATAACAGGGAGCAAAAAGATGAACGGTGGCCGTAGCTGTAACCTGAGCCATGGACCGGGGCCTGCCCGTCACAAACGATACGCCCGACCTCTACACTACACGGCCACAGGGTCGATTATGGCACGGCGGCTCAGGATCGGAGCCGCCTCCGATGGGTTCAAGGTAACGCGCGGGTAAACAAAAAGACCATCTGGCCCATCGCTATGTCATCCAGTCATCGTCCACAACGACTCGGGGAAGTGCTCGGCGCTTTGATCGAAAGGCTCGGGATCGAGCATAAGCTGGACGATGCGCGCATTGTCGATGCCTGGCGCGAAATCGCCGGCGCGCCCATAGATGCCGTAACAGGCCGGGTCTGGGTAAATAAAGGGATTCTGTACGTCACCGTCACATCCGCCCCGTGGCGGCAAGAGCTCTTTCTGCATCGAAATGCATGGCGGCGGCGGCTTAACGACCGGCTCGGCACCGCACTCGTCCAAGAGATCGTCTTCCGATAACGTTAACCGTTGAATCAGGCCTCGGCGTATTTCTTGAAGACAACCGACGTATTGTGCCCTCCAAAGCCGAAGGCATTGCTGACGGCGTACTGAACGGTGCGGCGGTGCGGCGTATTAAACGTGTAGTTGAGCCGGCAGGACTCGTCCTTCTCCTTGAAGTTGATGGTGGGGGGAATGATATCGTATTTCGTGGCCAGGATGGAGGCGATGGCCTCGACGGCGCCGGCGGCGCCGAGGAGGTGCCCCGTCATGCTCTTTGTGGAGGAGACGTTCAGGCGGTAGGCATGTTCTCCGAAGACCTGTTCGATGGCTTTCGACTCGGCGACGTCGCCCAACGGGGTGGAGGTGCCATGCATGTTGATATAATCAACGTCCGTCGGCTTGATGCCGGCGTCGCGGAGGGCCATGAGCATCGCGAGCCGCGCGCCGTTGCCCTCGGGGTCCGGCGCCGTCAGATGGTACGCATCGCCCGAAAGCCCGATGCCGACGATCTCGGCATAGATACGCGCGCCGCGTTGGAGAGCGAAGTCCAGTTCCTCGAGGTACAGGGCGCCAGCGCCCTCGCCGAGCACGAACCCGTCGCGCGTGGCGTCGAACGGGCGGCTGGCGGTTTCCGGCGTGTCGTTGCGGGTCGAGAGCGCCTTCAGGGCGCAGAAGCCCCCGATGCCCAGCGGATTCACGGCGGCCTCGCTGCCGCCGCACACGGCGGCGTGGATCAGGCCTCGCTGAATCATCACGAAGGCGTCGCCGATGTTGTTGTTGCCGGTGGCGCAGGCGGAGACGATGGCGTAGTTCGGGCCCCGGAAACCGTGCTTCATCGAGATATGCCCCGCCGCGATATCCGGGATAAGCATCGGGATGAAGAACGGGGAGATCCGGTTGGGCCCTTGTGTCAGGTAGATTTCCGTCTGCTCCTGGAACGTCTGCAGGCCGCCGATGCCGCTGCCGAAGATGACGGCCGTGCCGTCGCGATCATCGGTAGATAACGCCGCCGAGTCGATGCCGGCGTCCTTGATGGCCTGGTCGGCCGCGACGATCGCCAACTGGGTGAACCGGTCGGCCCGGCGCGTTGCTTTTTTGTCCATGAACGCCAGGACGTCGAAGCCCTTGAGTTCACAGGCAAAACGGGTAGGATAGTCGGAAGCGTCAAACGCGGTGATCGGGCCGGCGCCGCTCTTCCCCTCCATCATGCCCTGCCAGAATGTCTCGACATCGAGACCGATCGGCGTGAGGGCGCCCATGCCAGTGATGACGACCCTGCGCATTTCGTTTATCATAACACACCCGTCGGGTTCTGGTCCATGCCGACAAAAATGCCCGGCGCGCTGCTCTTCGGGTGGGAGCGGCGCGCCGGGCCAGGATACCAATTCAGCTCGTTTTTTCTTTCAGATAGGCAACGGCATGGCCCACCGTGGAGATCTT includes:
- the fabF gene encoding beta-ketoacyl-ACP synthase II yields the protein MINEMRRVVITGMGALTPIGLDVETFWQGMMEGKSGAGPITAFDASDYPTRFACELKGFDVLAFMDKKATRRADRFTQLAIVAADQAIKDAGIDSAALSTDDRDGTAVIFGSGIGGLQTFQEQTEIYLTQGPNRISPFFIPMLIPDIAAGHISMKHGFRGPNYAIVSACATGNNNIGDAFVMIQRGLIHAAVCGGSEAAVNPLGIGGFCALKALSTRNDTPETASRPFDATRDGFVLGEGAGALYLEELDFALQRGARIYAEIVGIGLSGDAYHLTAPDPEGNGARLAMLMALRDAGIKPTDVDYINMHGTSTPLGDVAESKAIEQVFGEHAYRLNVSSTKSMTGHLLGAAGAVEAIASILATKYDIIPPTINFKEKDESCRLNYTFNTPHRRTVQYAVSNAFGFGGHNTSVVFKKYAEA
- a CDS encoding TolC family protein; the encoded protein is MLNRVLRPLICSLAVAVFLAMTPAGAGARQPAGDTLSVSVTEAILRALAASPEIGDVASQRDFAEARYDLARASRFLTDFRLTTGHSLAPGLKGIGDTPTDALYLNPDVRNDWSNLSPYYQIQAEVLQPLYTWGELSGNINAARHGIAVEEASVDIRRSEVALRTGELYYSLLLTDELYRLTDRAGAIVEQAKREIRRLLDEGAEDVDDADLFQVELTEQEFMRRVVEVTQRRETARTALKRQLFLPDGTVVLPDTTVLDPIDYAPEELAVYFDQAFAHRPEMAKARAGLAAREALVGVARSHYYPKLFAGLSTNLSGAEGRFRQPTPYVGDPFRGRSVRAGLGLRQNLNVFQTHARVEQAEAERNQVRYQQEGLEQLVLFQVEEAYRNLVIARAALDAQTQSLSIAKNWLQAELVSFDLDLGDTENLVKAVQAELQIEAQYYETVQRYNVAVLRLLHAAGMLLTQADGGTLVD
- a CDS encoding ABC transporter substrate-binding protein, with translation MSTILYTALAFFLLIASPLRAFAQEDVVRKLLLDRDREIKAMLGDKAELTEAESDDLKQLINGQIDFERMARTALGPQWDPLTPEQRTEFVNVFSEIVKGQSLADLSIYRLKMTVGKISIDSDSAHVETSTLYKEKPMQVAYALGFRNDEWRVDDIILDGVSTTEGYARSFQTYVRKRGFDALLASLQKKLDKMSATG
- a CDS encoding DUF721 domain-containing protein yields the protein MSSSHRPQRLGEVLGALIERLGIEHKLDDARIVDAWREIAGAPIDAVTGRVWVNKGILYVTVTSAPWRQELFLHRNAWRRRLNDRLGTALVQEIVFR